GCGTAGGCTGGCGGCTTATCCTCGCCGGGGCGGGTTCCATGACACTCGCCGCCATCGTGCTCTGGCCGTTCCTGAAAGATCTCGCCGCCTTTATCGCGCCGGACCCCGGCGCGCAGGCCGACGCGCTGGTCTATTTGCGCTACAACCTTTTGGCGACGCCCTTTTCCGTTACCAGCATGTGCCTCGGCGGGATAATGACCGGCGCGGGCGCCGCCATATATACCTTTTTCGTGTTCGGCGCCGCCATCTGGCTGGTGCGGCTGCCGCTCGCGTATATTTTCGGGCATCTCCTCTGGCAGTCGGCGGACGGGGTTTTCATGGGCATGTTCATTTCTCAGGCCTTTCAAGCCAGTATCATATTGTATATATTCCAAACCCGGGACTGGGCCAGATTCGCCATGATCCGGCGGCATCGCCGGTAGGTCCGGATGTTTCCTCAAGGAGTTCTCATGCGCAACGCTTTCTCCCCCATCACCCTTGAAGACATGAACAGATACCGCGAGTTCCACGCGGCCAGCGGCACCAGGGCCGCGGACTACAGCTTCACCAACATCTGGGGATGGGCGGACCATTACGGCCTGGAATGGCGGTTCACGGACAAGCTCTGCTGGATCCGCCAGACGAAACCCTTTGTCCGCGACTGGGCCCCCATGGGCTGGTGGAAGGACGTGGACTGGGCCGCCACCGAGGAGGTCGCCTCCGGCAAGGAGTTCTACCGGGTGCCGAAGCCGCTGCGCCTGCTGTGGGAAGAGCAGCTCCCACAGGGCATTGACGCCGAGGAATCGCGCGGGCAATGGGACTATCTCTACAAGACCGAGGAGCTGGCGGCGCTCTCCGGCAACCGGTTCCACAAAAAAAAGAACCTGTTCAACCAGTATGTGAAAAAGTACCCTGACCACGCCTACCTGCCCCTGACCATTGAATGCGTCGAGGCGGTTCTCCAGATGCAGGAGGAGTGGTGCGACTGGCATGAATCCCCGGAATCCGACGCGCTCAAGGCGGAGAACAAAGCCATTTTCCGCGTGCTCAGCAACTGGGACCGGTTGCCCGGCCTTTCCGGCGGGTTTATCGCCGATAAAGGCAAGGTTATCGCCTATACCGTTGGGGAACAGCTCACCCAGGATACGCTGGTTATCCATTTTGAAAAAGGCGACACGGAATACAAGGGGATATACCAGGCCATCAACTGCTTTTTCGCCCGCGACAACGTGGAGCGGTTTGCGCTGATTAACCGCGAGCAGGATTTGGATGACGAGGGGTTGCGCAAGGCGAAGGAGAGTTATAATCCGGTGGATTATGTCAGGAAGCATACGGTGCGGATTAAATAG
The DNA window shown above is from uncultured delta proteobacterium and carries:
- a CDS encoding conserved hypothetical protein (Evidence 4 : Homologs of previously reported genes of unknown function), which produces MRNAFSPITLEDMNRYREFHAASGTRAADYSFTNIWGWADHYGLEWRFTDKLCWIRQTKPFVRDWAPMGWWKDVDWAATEEVASGKEFYRVPKPLRLLWEEQLPQGIDAEESRGQWDYLYKTEELAALSGNRFHKKKNLFNQYVKKYPDHAYLPLTIECVEAVLQMQEEWCDWHESPESDALKAENKAIFRVLSNWDRLPGLSGGFIADKGKVIAYTVGEQLTQDTLVIHFEKGDTEYKGIYQAINCFFARDNVERFALINREQDLDDEGLRKAKESYNPVDYVRKHTVRIK